A genomic window from Sanguibacter antarcticus includes:
- a CDS encoding glycosyltransferase: MSSEYSNENLFLTIVVPMFNAQDKMDHCLASLRELPSELSHEVIFVDDSSDDGTFQRLVAEASGEDAWSVLTTPENTGTPSAGRNLGIRESKGEWVFFLDGDDSVCPDGLASGVQRAREGGVDMVRGSVDLVHVGVRELTIDRVDPAVMSFDRVRRIATIAQAQSLTCMALIRKSLLLDKGIYFDEKIRMGEDIVFTAQALTSAVDVAYIDSSFFRYWRRQGGAESAMHSLGSREISELADSWTRVEEAFQLVGLSYIELHGLSTIGYALRQLIQHRRENISYQAFSTLSAFSVRFSVAIQRLVFPERLQLIVDSLTSGSFQDFELQIRPRLVIAGHDLKFIRDAEPELSTVFTIRYDEWPSERVHDRDASTATAVWADLVWCEWLTECAVWYSNNISPPTKMVVRVHRYELGRTYGDQINETAVSAFVAIAPHCYEDLVDRFDFSRSKVRYIPNYYRVSEYEQGTGKERLKRLAIIGIAPRRKGYLKALQVLEDLRRENGEYTLTVFGKDPLEYPWISGDPEEQAYYSACKSFIEQSDLGRFVINAGWVDTKQATKDFGFVLSTSEHEGSHVGPGEAFCAGNQGVFLPWRGVEYVYPERFVFETPSAIADHIRANQEVEHFEKLAAEGRSFMVETYDVSLFLDRVVKLWKSL, translated from the coding sequence ATGAGCAGCGAATATTCGAACGAAAATCTCTTCCTGACCATAGTAGTTCCGATGTTTAATGCTCAGGATAAAATGGATCATTGTCTCGCGAGCCTGCGCGAACTACCGTCCGAACTGTCTCACGAAGTCATATTTGTCGACGACTCCTCGGACGACGGGACTTTTCAGCGGCTCGTTGCTGAGGCTTCTGGCGAGGATGCCTGGAGCGTCCTGACAACCCCCGAGAACACTGGCACGCCGTCTGCCGGACGAAACCTTGGAATTCGAGAGTCCAAGGGGGAGTGGGTGTTCTTTCTTGACGGTGACGACTCTGTTTGTCCAGACGGCCTGGCCTCCGGAGTCCAACGTGCGCGTGAAGGTGGTGTCGACATGGTTCGCGGATCAGTTGACCTTGTGCACGTGGGGGTTCGGGAGCTAACGATCGACCGGGTTGATCCAGCCGTGATGAGTTTTGATCGCGTGCGGAGAATCGCCACAATAGCCCAGGCGCAGAGCCTGACCTGCATGGCATTGATCCGTAAGAGTCTTCTTCTCGATAAGGGCATCTATTTCGACGAAAAGATCCGAATGGGTGAAGACATAGTCTTTACCGCACAGGCGTTAACTTCGGCCGTCGACGTCGCCTACATTGATTCGTCATTCTTTAGATACTGGCGGCGCCAAGGAGGCGCAGAATCTGCAATGCACTCCCTTGGATCGAGAGAGATCTCGGAACTCGCTGACTCATGGACGCGCGTTGAAGAAGCCTTTCAGCTTGTTGGGCTGAGTTATATCGAACTGCACGGCCTCAGCACCATCGGGTATGCTCTTCGACAATTGATTCAACATCGTCGTGAGAATATTTCGTATCAAGCTTTTTCGACGCTTTCTGCTTTTTCGGTGCGCTTTTCAGTCGCAATTCAACGTCTTGTATTTCCTGAGAGGCTCCAACTCATCGTGGACTCTCTCACTTCTGGAAGCTTTCAAGATTTTGAACTCCAGATCCGACCCCGCCTTGTGATAGCCGGACACGACTTGAAGTTCATACGCGACGCGGAACCCGAGCTTTCAACAGTGTTCACGATTCGATACGATGAGTGGCCATCGGAACGTGTCCATGACCGCGATGCTTCGACTGCGACTGCGGTATGGGCTGATCTGGTCTGGTGCGAATGGCTAACGGAATGTGCGGTGTGGTACTCCAACAACATATCGCCTCCGACAAAAATGGTGGTTCGTGTGCATCGGTATGAACTCGGGCGAACATATGGCGACCAGATCAACGAGACTGCCGTCTCGGCATTTGTCGCAATCGCACCGCACTGCTACGAAGATCTCGTCGATAGGTTCGATTTTTCAAGGTCGAAGGTTCGGTATATTCCGAACTACTACCGCGTCTCTGAATATGAGCAGGGAACAGGGAAAGAACGGCTCAAGCGGCTCGCAATTATAGGTATCGCGCCGCGGAGGAAGGGCTACTTAAAAGCGCTCCAGGTTCTCGAGGATCTTCGGCGAGAAAATGGCGAGTATACGCTCACCGTCTTCGGCAAAGATCCTCTTGAGTATCCGTGGATCAGCGGAGACCCAGAGGAGCAGGCCTACTATTCCGCTTGCAAGTCATTTATTGAGCAGAGCGACCTAGGTCGTTTCGTGATTAACGCGGGTTGGGTTGACACGAAACAAGCGACAAAGGACTTCGGTTTTGTACTTTCGACTAGCGAGCATGAGGGCTCTCATGTTGGACCGGGGGAGGCGTTCTGTGCGGGCAATCAAGGGGTGTTTCTACCATGGCGTGGGGTGGAATATGTTTACCCTGAGCGCTTTGTCTTCGAAACACCTTCGGCTATCGCGGATCATATTCGTGCGAACCAGGAGGTCGAGCACTTTGAGAAGCTTGCGGCCGAGGGGCGATCTTTCATGGTCGAAACCTATGATGTTTCCCTCTTTCTTGACCGTGTAGTGAAACTTTGGAAGTCACTGTGA
- a CDS encoding DUF6270 domain-containing protein, producing MTFEVADAESRPTRVFVFGSCVGRDSVALGSEVESTLVGYVARQSLISAMGGMVKGVPSLAETLPSKFQRTMVEGDLAGNLTDELLRRRSEIDVLLWDLTDERFGVRSFRDAFFTPSAEANVGFSGSQLLVDSDLIDFGSDAHFGLFKDAAYRFSAFLKKNSLFESVLLLGIPHSGLVTDGNDSLLDRTLEARAAEGNRSFARYLKLLSSELGFGMLALPHSEVSVDSHHRWGLAPFHYSSSVYKSVMEAVQSVSKASNGGESSFASAPPRRFSRHSETRPVWTWDSLGSFLSGGTVAAGHHVVFVSSGLFVDFLVVGDVGSSATLPVFFTGAISQEYSHSPAFSGVGLASELETPVIAFADPTLSHSPRPVIGWYLGGQFGSPDLAIGAILEHIRNVYGCKFIMCGGSGGGFAALKFASLSTDSGALVWNAQTDVLKYGWSSVDAYLASAFPSEYVLRGKNVDAEEWRSVLEEYNIAPSILDFNTIARLRKVLFLQQASDWHVQAHFEPMLDAAVAREVVSGRWRAPGDLVLMKREWMGSHAPPSRAVLLSALGSLLMGSSASEAADGLDGLSW from the coding sequence ATGACGTTTGAGGTCGCGGATGCAGAATCCAGACCCACTCGAGTCTTTGTTTTCGGGAGTTGCGTTGGGCGCGATAGCGTGGCGCTAGGTTCGGAAGTCGAGTCTACTCTTGTTGGTTACGTCGCGCGCCAGAGTCTGATTAGCGCCATGGGCGGTATGGTTAAAGGTGTCCCGAGTCTCGCGGAAACCCTCCCGTCTAAGTTTCAGCGCACGATGGTCGAAGGTGATCTTGCCGGAAATCTGACGGACGAGCTTCTGCGCCGGCGGTCTGAGATTGATGTATTGCTTTGGGATTTAACCGATGAGCGATTTGGGGTACGTTCGTTTCGGGATGCCTTCTTTACGCCGTCTGCTGAGGCGAACGTCGGGTTTTCTGGAAGTCAACTTTTGGTTGACTCGGACCTGATCGACTTTGGCTCTGACGCGCATTTTGGTCTCTTCAAAGATGCTGCCTATCGTTTCTCCGCGTTCTTGAAGAAAAATAGTCTATTTGAATCGGTTTTGCTACTTGGCATTCCTCACTCCGGCTTGGTAACGGATGGAAACGATTCGTTGTTAGATCGTACTCTTGAGGCCCGTGCTGCGGAGGGCAACCGTTCGTTTGCGCGCTATCTGAAACTCTTGTCGTCAGAACTTGGGTTCGGCATGTTGGCGCTGCCTCATTCAGAAGTGTCGGTCGATAGTCATCATCGATGGGGCTTGGCCCCATTTCATTATTCGTCGTCTGTTTATAAGTCGGTCATGGAAGCGGTTCAATCTGTCAGTAAAGCGTCAAATGGGGGGGAGTCTTCGTTCGCCTCTGCCCCACCGCGTAGGTTTAGCCGTCACAGCGAAACGCGACCAGTTTGGACCTGGGATTCTCTAGGTTCCTTTCTGTCAGGCGGAACGGTGGCGGCTGGCCATCATGTGGTTTTTGTCTCGAGCGGATTGTTTGTGGATTTTTTGGTGGTCGGAGACGTTGGCTCTAGCGCAACACTACCTGTCTTCTTTACCGGCGCAATCAGTCAGGAGTACTCGCATTCTCCTGCATTCTCTGGTGTCGGACTTGCTTCTGAACTTGAGACTCCTGTAATTGCTTTTGCGGATCCTACTCTGAGCCATTCGCCTCGTCCCGTGATTGGCTGGTACTTGGGTGGCCAGTTTGGGAGCCCGGATTTAGCGATTGGGGCAATTCTGGAACATATTCGAAACGTGTATGGCTGCAAGTTCATCATGTGTGGTGGTTCTGGTGGCGGTTTTGCGGCCCTGAAGTTTGCTTCTCTGTCGACAGATTCTGGTGCGCTCGTCTGGAATGCGCAGACGGATGTGCTCAAGTATGGATGGTCTAGCGTGGACGCTTACCTTGCATCCGCCTTCCCGAGTGAGTATGTTCTGCGTGGGAAGAATGTCGATGCAGAGGAATGGCGTAGTGTGCTGGAAGAGTACAATATTGCTCCCTCCATACTCGATTTCAATACGATTGCGCGTCTGCGAAAGGTGTTGTTCCTGCAGCAGGCCTCCGATTGGCACGTCCAAGCACACTTCGAGCCGATGCTTGATGCTGCTGTTGCCCGCGAAGTGGTTTCGGGGCGCTGGCGTGCCCCAGGTGATCTTGTGTTGATGAAGAGGGAGTGGATGGGGTCTCACGCGCCCCCGTCTCGTGCAGTTCTGCTGTCTGCTCTAGGATCGCTCCTGATGGGCTCTTCTGCATCGGAGGCGGCCGATGGGCTTGACGGCCTTAGCTGGTAA
- a CDS encoding IS1380 family transposase: protein MKTTVAYPRLNIVTSATSAVGQAGGVLLTETVRATGLDRALSTGLARWRKPTAFHDPGKVIVDLAVALALGGDALADVAVLRAEPGVYGAVASDPTVSRTIAALAADAPAALAAINTARAAARSAAWRLAGERAPDAGASAVDPLVIDLDATLVTAHSEKENAAPTFKRGFGFHPLCAFVDHGGAGTGEPLAIMLRPGNAGSNTAADHIAVLRDALAQLPGHGGRTRGSKKILVRTDGAGGTKTLIEWLTTHRLGYSVGFTLPGNTPDLLARIPERVWAPALDAHDEVRDGAWIAELTDLMDLTAWPAGMRVIVRKERPHPGAQLRFEDVDGMRITAFVTNTPAGQLADLELRHRRRARCEDRIRIAKDTGLRNLPLKAFAQNQIWCAIVALANDLLAWMGMLALTDHQARRWEPKRLRLRLFTIPAVIARTGRRTWLRLSNRAPWAALAAQAVQALRARPAPG, encoded by the coding sequence GTGAAGACTACCGTCGCGTATCCCCGTCTGAACATCGTCACGTCGGCGACGTCCGCGGTTGGTCAGGCTGGTGGGGTGCTGTTGACCGAGACGGTCCGGGCGACGGGTCTGGATCGGGCGTTGTCGACGGGCTTGGCGCGGTGGCGTAAGCCGACGGCGTTCCACGACCCGGGCAAGGTGATCGTGGACCTGGCGGTCGCCCTGGCGTTGGGTGGGGACGCGTTGGCGGACGTCGCGGTGCTGCGTGCCGAGCCCGGTGTCTATGGCGCGGTCGCCTCGGATCCGACGGTTTCGCGCACGATCGCGGCGTTGGCCGCTGATGCCCCGGCAGCGTTGGCGGCGATCAACACCGCCCGAGCTGCGGCCCGTTCGGCGGCCTGGCGCCTGGCTGGTGAGCGCGCCCCCGACGCGGGCGCCAGCGCGGTGGACCCTCTGGTCATCGACCTCGACGCGACGCTGGTCACGGCGCATTCGGAGAAGGAGAACGCGGCGCCGACGTTCAAGCGCGGGTTCGGGTTCCATCCCCTGTGCGCGTTCGTCGACCACGGCGGCGCCGGGACCGGGGAACCGCTGGCGATCATGCTGCGGCCGGGCAATGCCGGGTCGAACACCGCCGCCGATCACATCGCGGTTCTCCGAGATGCTCTGGCTCAGCTCCCTGGTCATGGCGGGCGGACGCGGGGCAGTAAGAAGATCCTGGTCCGCACCGACGGCGCAGGCGGAACCAAAACCCTCATCGAATGGCTCACGACCCACCGCCTGGGCTACTCGGTCGGGTTCACGCTGCCTGGCAACACCCCCGACCTGCTGGCCCGCATCCCCGAGCGTGTCTGGGCCCCGGCCCTGGACGCTCACGACGAGGTCCGTGACGGCGCCTGGATCGCTGAGCTCACCGACCTGATGGACCTGACCGCCTGGCCGGCAGGCATGCGCGTCATCGTTCGCAAGGAACGGCCCCACCCCGGCGCCCAGCTGCGTTTCGAGGACGTCGACGGGATGCGCATCACCGCGTTCGTGACGAACACGCCAGCCGGTCAGCTCGCTGACCTTGAGCTGCGTCACCGCCGCCGCGCCAGGTGTGAAGACCGCATCCGCATCGCCAAGGACACCGGTCTGCGCAACCTCCCCCTCAAGGCCTTCGCCCAGAATCAGATCTGGTGCGCCATCGTCGCCCTCGCCAATGACCTCCTGGCCTGGATGGGCATGCTCGCCCTCACCGACCACCAGGCCCGCCGCTGGGAACCCAAACGCCTGCGACTACGCCTGTTCACCATCCCCGCGGTCATCGCCCGCACCGGCCGGCGCACCTGGCTCCGCCTCTCCAACCGAGCGCCCTGGGCAGCGCTGGCCGCTCAAGCAGTCCAAGCCCTGCGAGCCCGACCCGCACCCGGCTGA
- a CDS encoding IS30 family transposase, with the protein MLTIADRVEISTGLKAGWSMRRIAAHIDRAPSVVCREIVRNSTKTLGYRLVTADCRAERNRRRPQVGKVAGDEVLRARVLADLKRSRTPRQIAGRLLLEAVGPTVARVSHSPAAGGATASHEAIYRFIYALPKGDLAKHAVMLRSKRIARRPRKPAGERTGPIVGMVPIDDRDATVADRRVPGHWEGDLVVGAFGRSAVATLVERTTRFVVILGLPQGKTSAPLADLLIEHANSLPAMMRKSLTWDQGSEMARHGALTLATTMPVYFAHPRSPWERGTNENTNGLIREYLPKGTVITDHEPYPRSFIGLMRWVVWASGRLLGCDSALWV; encoded by the coding sequence ATGTTGACGATCGCTGATCGGGTTGAGATCTCCACGGGCCTCAAGGCGGGGTGGTCGATGCGCCGGATCGCCGCTCACATCGACCGTGCGCCGTCGGTCGTGTGCCGTGAGATTGTCCGGAACTCGACGAAGACGTTGGGGTACCGGTTGGTGACGGCGGACTGTCGGGCTGAGCGCAACCGTCGGCGCCCGCAGGTCGGCAAGGTCGCTGGTGACGAAGTGCTTCGGGCTCGGGTCTTGGCGGATCTGAAGCGCTCGAGGACGCCCCGGCAGATCGCAGGCCGGTTGCTTCTGGAAGCGGTCGGCCCCACCGTTGCGAGGGTGAGTCATTCCCCTGCTGCTGGCGGCGCCACGGCCAGTCATGAAGCGATCTACCGGTTCATCTACGCCCTGCCCAAGGGCGACCTCGCCAAGCACGCAGTGATGCTGCGCTCCAAGCGGATCGCTCGCCGGCCCCGCAAACCTGCAGGTGAACGGACCGGGCCGATCGTGGGGATGGTCCCCATCGACGACCGCGACGCCACGGTCGCTGACCGCCGGGTTCCCGGGCACTGGGAAGGTGACCTCGTCGTGGGGGCGTTCGGCCGCTCCGCGGTCGCAACGCTGGTCGAGCGCACCACCCGGTTCGTGGTGATCCTGGGCTTGCCCCAGGGCAAAACATCGGCCCCGTTGGCGGACCTGCTCATCGAGCACGCGAACTCCCTGCCGGCCATGATGCGCAAGTCGTTGACGTGGGACCAGGGCTCGGAGATGGCCCGCCACGGCGCCCTCACACTGGCCACGACGATGCCCGTCTACTTCGCCCACCCCCGGTCCCCCTGGGAGCGCGGCACGAACGAGAACACCAACGGGCTCATTCGCGAGTACTTGCCCAAGGGCACCGTCATCACCGACCACGAGCCCTACCCTCGATCTTTCATCGGGCTCATGAGGTGGGTCGTTTGGGCGTCAGGGCGCCTGCTCGGGTGTGATTCTGCCTTGTGGGTATGA
- a CDS encoding ABC transporter ATP-binding protein → MVANRLFWEDDVTVAVANVHVHYRVPSTEHVSSSRSSRSARALTKVTGGQPKVLVRALAGVSLAAYRGESVGIVGTNGSGKSTLLRVIAGLEVPSRGQVVAETSPVLLGVNAALVPDLSGEQNVRLGCLAMGLSPEETERLIPDVVDLAGLGKAIHYPMKTYSSGMGARLRFAIAAAANPKILLIDEALSTGDAAFKERSERRMEELRAHAGTVFVVSHAAQVIEEICTRAIWLDRGRVVLDGPAVETARRYRSWAWNVSKGEHAAAKQQLKEAIEAGQPSRIELTTPIARGSWPRHARPH, encoded by the coding sequence ATGGTCGCGAATAGGTTGTTCTGGGAGGACGACGTCACGGTCGCGGTCGCGAACGTCCACGTGCACTATCGGGTCCCGTCCACCGAGCACGTCAGCTCGTCGAGGTCCTCGCGATCTGCCCGTGCGCTCACCAAGGTCACGGGCGGTCAGCCTAAGGTGCTCGTCCGCGCGCTCGCTGGCGTGTCGTTGGCTGCCTACCGGGGGGAGTCGGTGGGCATCGTCGGCACCAACGGGTCGGGCAAGAGCACCTTGCTGCGGGTGATCGCTGGTCTCGAGGTCCCGTCTCGCGGCCAGGTGGTGGCTGAGACGAGCCCTGTGCTGCTGGGCGTCAACGCTGCGCTCGTGCCAGACCTGTCGGGTGAGCAGAACGTCCGGCTGGGCTGCTTGGCGATGGGGCTCTCCCCGGAGGAGACCGAGCGTCTGATCCCTGACGTGGTCGATCTTGCTGGCCTCGGCAAGGCGATCCACTATCCGATGAAGACGTACTCGTCGGGGATGGGCGCACGGTTGAGGTTTGCGATCGCTGCGGCCGCCAACCCGAAGATCCTCCTCATCGACGAGGCCCTCTCGACAGGCGATGCGGCGTTCAAGGAGCGGAGCGAACGCCGCATGGAAGAGCTGCGGGCCCATGCGGGAACCGTCTTCGTGGTCAGCCATGCGGCTCAGGTGATCGAGGAGATCTGCACGCGAGCGATCTGGCTCGACCGTGGTCGCGTGGTCCTCGACGGGCCTGCGGTGGAGACTGCCCGGCGCTACCGGTCGTGGGCGTGGAACGTCAGCAAGGGCGAGCACGCGGCGGCGAAGCAACAGCTGAAGGAAGCGATCGAGGCCGGGCAGCCGTCGCGGATCGAGCTCACGACGCCCATCGCGCGTGGGTCGTGGCCTCGGCACGCACGGCCTCACTAG
- a CDS encoding ABC transporter permease, giving the protein MSVERAAGQQLAVVQLQGLHPVGRRPALRDYVSQLWTRRHFIVADSRARVTSGTRQMVLGNVWLVLNPMLNGLVFLVIFGLVLKSSRGIENFIGYLLIGVFMFQFTARCLSAGASSVTSGRNLIRSFLFPRAALPIAAVLRETLSMVPVVVSMVVLVLVIPPHAVVTWRWVLFPLVFALQVVFNTGIALLAARMVARVPDLNLVIGFVTRFWLYGSGVFFSFDAFVSHPTVLAVVELNPLFLVLDMTRDVLLYGQTPDLRSWAVLGAWAAGALLVGFLFFWRGEETYGRE; this is encoded by the coding sequence ATGAGCGTCGAGAGAGCTGCGGGGCAACAGCTCGCCGTGGTGCAGCTCCAGGGTCTGCACCCGGTGGGTCGTCGGCCTGCGCTGCGCGACTATGTGTCGCAGCTGTGGACCCGCCGACACTTCATCGTCGCGGACTCCCGCGCACGGGTGACGAGCGGCACGCGTCAGATGGTGCTGGGGAACGTCTGGCTCGTGCTCAATCCGATGCTCAACGGGCTCGTGTTCCTCGTGATCTTCGGGCTCGTCCTCAAGTCGAGCCGCGGGATCGAGAACTTCATCGGCTATCTGCTCATCGGCGTGTTCATGTTCCAGTTCACGGCACGGTGCCTCTCCGCGGGGGCGTCGTCGGTGACGAGCGGGCGGAACCTCATCCGGTCTTTCCTCTTCCCGCGTGCGGCGCTGCCGATCGCCGCTGTGCTGCGCGAGACGCTGAGCATGGTTCCTGTCGTGGTCTCCATGGTGGTGCTCGTCCTGGTGATCCCACCCCATGCGGTGGTCACCTGGCGGTGGGTGTTGTTCCCGCTCGTCTTCGCTCTGCAGGTGGTGTTCAACACCGGCATCGCGCTGCTCGCGGCACGCATGGTGGCGCGGGTCCCCGACCTCAACCTCGTCATCGGGTTCGTGACACGGTTCTGGCTGTACGGATCCGGGGTCTTCTTCTCCTTCGACGCGTTCGTGTCTCACCCGACGGTCCTCGCGGTGGTCGAGCTCAACCCTCTCTTCCTCGTCCTCGACATGACGCGCGACGTGCTGCTCTACGGCCAGACACCCGACCTCAGATCGTGGGCCGTCCTCGGAGCATGGGCTGCCGGAGCCCTCCTCGTCGGGTTCCTCTTCTTCTGGAGAGGAGAGGAGACCTATGGTCGCGAATAG
- a CDS encoding glycosyltransferase family 4 protein — MTFLAPARLGELVCNVALAGTTSARHLTDDPLNFVLQTSRRLPRRAREAAGRALRSGARREGSVRRAAGFWLVDRPDEARSVLAQVPTPRPGGWRSRLHGEMAVQLGCTSLVPDLVLERFPAIRARALWSQGDLTAAVTAADVHRSTRALHARLASELHVMTPGALAGDPTPPQTTRTSMPPEASEPSSMSGPSALSVLHVLTNSLPHTQSGYAQRSHSVLLAQQSAGLQAAAVTRLGYPVSIGRIDARHTDVVDSITYHRLIAPVAERTAHERVLDAVDRLVPVARAHGADILHATTNYMNAVVARSAAQRLGIPWVYEVRGLLEETWVASRPSVAEQERAATSEKYAVLRARETEMALAADHVFTLSETLRHELVERGIPDAHITVVPNAVDEALLTTSLSPAAARRALGLPEDGFWVGTVSSLVDYEGLDTLVDAIAELRGRGIDARGLIVGDGVSRPGLEAQARALGVASAVTFTGRVPRAAAAVHHQALDVFVVPRRDLRVCRLVTPLKPVEAMACARPVVASDLPALAELVTAPGSGRVVSPEAPGALADVLEELASDEALRASLGASGRAFASTRTWGSVGATYREVMRSVAHRGVAV, encoded by the coding sequence ATGACCTTCCTCGCCCCTGCACGGCTGGGCGAGCTCGTGTGCAACGTCGCGCTCGCAGGCACCACGTCGGCCAGGCACCTCACCGACGACCCGCTGAACTTCGTCCTCCAGACGAGCCGGCGCCTGCCGCGCCGGGCCCGGGAAGCCGCCGGCCGTGCGCTGCGCTCGGGCGCACGACGCGAGGGGTCGGTCCGGCGTGCGGCGGGGTTCTGGCTCGTGGACCGCCCAGACGAGGCACGATCGGTGCTGGCGCAGGTCCCCACGCCGAGACCGGGTGGGTGGCGGTCGCGTCTGCACGGCGAGATGGCTGTCCAGCTCGGCTGCACGTCCTTGGTACCGGACCTCGTCCTAGAACGCTTCCCCGCCATACGTGCGCGCGCACTGTGGAGCCAGGGAGACCTCACCGCCGCGGTCACCGCCGCCGACGTTCACCGCTCGACGCGCGCGCTGCACGCACGGCTCGCGTCCGAGCTGCACGTCATGACCCCGGGCGCGCTCGCGGGAGACCCGACGCCGCCGCAGACCACCCGGACGTCGATGCCGCCAGAGGCGTCGGAGCCGTCGTCGATGTCCGGACCGTCGGCGCTCAGCGTGCTCCACGTCCTGACGAACTCGTTGCCGCACACGCAGAGCGGCTACGCGCAGCGCAGCCACTCGGTGCTGCTCGCGCAGCAGAGCGCCGGGCTCCAGGCAGCCGCTGTCACGCGCCTGGGCTATCCCGTCTCGATCGGCCGGATCGACGCTCGGCACACGGACGTCGTCGACAGCATCACCTACCACCGGCTCATCGCACCGGTCGCTGAGCGGACCGCGCACGAGCGGGTGCTCGACGCCGTCGACCGGCTCGTCCCCGTGGCCCGTGCGCACGGTGCCGACATCCTGCACGCGACGACCAACTACATGAACGCCGTCGTCGCGCGGTCGGCAGCGCAGCGGCTCGGCATCCCGTGGGTGTACGAGGTCCGCGGGCTCCTCGAGGAGACGTGGGTCGCCAGCCGGCCCAGCGTCGCCGAGCAGGAGCGTGCCGCGACGAGCGAGAAGTACGCCGTGCTGCGTGCTCGCGAGACCGAGATGGCGCTGGCCGCCGACCACGTCTTCACGCTGAGCGAGACGTTGCGTCACGAGCTCGTCGAGCGGGGGATCCCCGACGCGCACATCACCGTCGTGCCGAACGCTGTCGACGAAGCACTGCTGACGACCAGCCTGTCCCCCGCCGCCGCACGTCGGGCGCTCGGGCTGCCCGAGGACGGCTTCTGGGTCGGGACGGTCTCGAGCCTCGTCGACTACGAAGGGTTGGACACCCTCGTCGACGCGATCGCCGAGCTGCGAGGACGCGGCATCGACGCTCGCGGCCTGATCGTCGGGGACGGGGTGTCCCGACCAGGGCTCGAGGCTCAGGCGCGTGCCCTCGGGGTCGCATCCGCGGTGACGTTCACCGGTCGGGTCCCCCGTGCCGCAGCCGCGGTGCACCACCAGGCGCTCGACGTGTTCGTCGTTCCTCGACGAGACCTCCGGGTGTGCCGGCTCGTGACGCCGCTCAAGCCGGTGGAGGCGATGGCGTGCGCACGCCCGGTCGTCGCGAGCGACCTGCCTGCGCTGGCCGAGCTCGTCACCGCGCCTGGCAGCGGACGCGTCGTCTCCCCCGAGGCCCCGGGAGCGCTCGCTGACGTGCTGGAGGAGCTTGCGTCGGACGAGGCGCTGCGGGCGTCGCTGGGCGCGAGCGGCCGTGCGTTCGCCTCGACGCGGACGTGGGGATCTGTGGGTGCCACGTACCGTGAGGTGATGCGCAGCGTCGCGCACCGGGGGGTAGCGGTATGA
- a CDS encoding glycosyltransferase family 4 protein → MTHHYAPENNAPQRRWSALVPRLVADGVEVTVIAPPPHYPAGHRDDLTSEHAPGTVTSGEHGETVYRVRFREHGQGLRSRSIDQAVAALDSAWLGLRLFRSRASRPDVIVSTAPGLPSIAAGWLLGLLLHVPHVIEMRDAWPDLIHASGMLRNGQTRVSTKRRVLTLVADRVLTWLQRSAAVVVTTTDSFAEVLRSRRVQQVEVIRNGAPLDKLEPLAPPAPTSDALHIAYVGTMGRSQGLDVAIRAAASASALGIPVELRFVGGGADEDELQTLAQTLGAPVTFVGRVPVGDIVDHYRWADTVLVSLRDWAPFEWTVPSKTYEALALQRHVSAVVAGETAGLITSVHAGDVVSPGDDAALALLWGRLARHREQLAVGPAGREWAMDHANFDELALSYLRLLKSVAA, encoded by the coding sequence GTGACCCATCACTACGCACCGGAGAACAACGCCCCCCAACGACGGTGGTCGGCGCTGGTCCCGCGGCTCGTCGCTGACGGCGTCGAGGTGACGGTCATCGCGCCGCCGCCGCACTACCCCGCTGGGCATCGGGACGACCTGACCAGCGAGCACGCTCCCGGCACCGTCACATCGGGCGAGCACGGCGAGACCGTCTACCGGGTGCGTTTTCGCGAGCACGGCCAGGGGCTGCGCTCGCGCTCGATCGACCAGGCGGTGGCCGCGCTCGACTCGGCATGGCTCGGGCTCCGGCTCTTCCGCTCTCGGGCGTCGCGCCCGGACGTCATCGTCTCGACGGCTCCCGGCCTGCCGTCGATCGCAGCCGGATGGCTGCTCGGCCTGCTCTTGCACGTTCCGCACGTGATCGAGATGCGCGACGCGTGGCCCGACCTCATCCATGCGAGCGGCATGCTGCGCAATGGTCAGACGCGAGTCTCGACGAAGCGTCGCGTCCTGACTCTCGTCGCGGACCGGGTGCTCACCTGGTTGCAGCGCTCTGCAGCCGTCGTCGTCACGACCACGGACTCGTTCGCTGAGGTCCTGCGGTCGCGGCGGGTCCAGCAGGTGGAGGTGATCCGCAACGGTGCACCGCTCGACAAGCTCGAGCCGCTCGCTCCCCCTGCACCGACGTCGGACGCGCTGCACATCGCCTACGTGGGGACGATGGGACGCAGCCAAGGTCTCGACGTCGCGATCCGGGCTGCGGCGTCAGCATCGGCGCTCGGCATCCCGGTCGAGCTCCGGTTCGTCGGCGGCGGCGCTGACGAGGACGAGCTCCAGACGCTGGCCCAGACGCTCGGCGCGCCGGTCACGTTCGTGGGCCGCGTCCCTGTGGGCGACATCGTCGACCACTACCGGTGGGCCGACACGGTGCTCGTGTCGTTGCGGGACTGGGCACCGTTCGAGTGGACCGTCCCGTCGAAGACCTACGAGGCGCTCGCCCTCCAGCGGCACGTGTCCGCCGTCGTGGCAGGCGAGACGGCGGGGCTCATCACGTCCGTGCACGCCGGCGACGTGGTCTCTCCGGGAGACGACGCGGCTCTTGCCCTCTTGTGGGGGCGTCTGGCGCGGCACCGAGAACAGCTTGCGGTCGGTCCGGCGGGGCGAGAGTGGGCGATGGACCACGCGAACTTCGACGAGCTCGCGCTCTCGTACCTCCGCCTGCTCAAGAGCGTCGCCGCATGA